The stretch of DNA ATCAAAAGCACAATTTGCTTTATTAAAATAAAACCATAATTATTTTTGGTGCGTGTTAACATCTAAGTAATCATACGTAAATAAAAATATGTTAGTAAGTTAAGAACTAGTATTTTTGCCGATTGCGGTACTAAATATAAATGTTTCGATCGCTCGTAGCGGTTTCTAAATGCTCTATTTCCTGCAAACTTTTCCAACCAGCCAGCCATAAAGATTCGTCTTTAAGCTGTGCGGCGTTGAGCCAAAAACGAGTTTGAGAATCGCAGGAGGCAACCATCTCGGCAAATACCCACTTACCCCGATCTTGGCGATCGGCTACCTGAAAATGTCGCCACCCCCAAGTTTTTTGTCTGGCAGTCCATTTAGAACCTAGTAAATAAGGGAACTTCTGCTTTTGTTTTTTCGACATTTTAACTTACAGAGATAATAATGATAGTTTAGTCGCAATAATGTAGTTTTAAAATCGCGATCTTTATTTTATGAATCTTAAATTTGCTTGGTATAAATTATTTTTAACAAAAGTCAATCGTGTTGGTGCAATCGCTCTAATTCTTGCTTTAACAACTGCTAGTTTACCCGCGCTCGCTCAAGAGAATGACTCTCTCGAAAACGATACGTTGGAGTTACAAGATCCCGACTCTCTCGATGACTCATCAACTCCTGAAAGATTGCCAATTGGTGATTTTTCCAAGCCTTTACCCAGATTAAATTCTGATGAATCTAGTCCCGTAGACGGTCCAGTTCTTCCTGCTACAGCTAGCGATAGCTCAGAATTTGCCACTGAAGAAACAGCCTATACTCTCGGTGCTGGCGATCGAATCGCCTTAAATATTTTTCAGGTAGAAGAATATAGTGGTGAATATCCCGTAGCAGTAGACGGTACGATCAATTTACCTTTAGTAGGTGGAGTAAATGTTAGCGGGCTTACGCTGGCAGAAACTTCCGATGCGGTTTCTAAGAAATATGCTACATATCTCAAACGTCCGATTGTAACTGTAGGTCTGATTGCTCCTCGTCCCCTCAAGATTGCTGTCTCTGGAGAGGTAGATAATCCTGGTTCTTACGAAGTTCCTCTAACTGGAGAAAATCAAAAGTTCCCTACTGTCACCGATATGATCGAGCAGGCAGGAGGAATCAATACTATTGCCGATGTACGTAACGTTAGAGTCCAAAGAACAATTAAAGACAAAGAAGTAGTATTCAACGCTAATCTTTGGGATCTTTTGACTAAAGGAGCAATCAGACAGGATATTTCTTTGCGAGATGGCGATACAGTTTTCGTGCCTACTACTGACGAAATTAGTACTTCAGAACTAGCAAGGTTGTCTCAAGCTAGCTTTGGTTTGCAGGTAGACGAACCAATTAGCGTAGCAGTAGTGGGAGAAGTTTATCGTCCTGGTTCTCACACCGTAGAACCAGAACAGCTTACTAGTGGCAATAATAACCTCAATGATGTCAAGCCATCTCTGCCTCCCAGACTTACTCAAGCTATCGGCGCGGCACAAGGAATCAAACCTCTTGCCGATGTTAGAGAAGTAGCAATCTATCGTAAAGCTTGGGACGGTTCGGAAAAACTGATTGCCGTTAATCTTTGGGAACTAATTCAGTCAGGAGATACAAGTCAAGACGTAATTTTGCAAGAGGGCGATCGCATTGTCATTCCTCAAGCTGAAGCTATAGCCAAGGAAGACATAGATTTAATTGCAACCGCTAGTTACGCTCGCGATACGATTACTGTTAACGTAGTCGGCGAAGTAACAAGTCCTGGAGCGCAACAAGTACAGCCCAACACTCCTTTAAACCAAGCGATATTGGCAGCAGGCGGCTTTGACAATCAAAGAGCCGACACCAGTGACGTAGAATTAGTTAGACTACAACCCAACGGTACAGTGGATAAACGGGAAATCAAGGTCGATCTCTCATCGGGTATCGACGACGAAACTAATCCAACCTTGCGCCATAACGATGTCGTGGTTGTCAATCGCTCTGGTGTAACCAAAGGTACAGATGCTGCTGGCAAAATTTTAAGCCCAATTGGCGGAGCTTTAGGCATAATTAGATTATTCTTTGGTTTCTAATCCAAATATTTACTATCATTTACTATTGTTGCCTCAGCACTATGGGGCAGCAATACGTTACTATGCCACTAGCAAAAATTAATTTGTGTTGTGAGGATTAGCGATCGTGACAGATACAGGTTCCGACCGTCCTGTTTATTCAGCCATCTTAAATGGACGTGGCGATAGCAATGAAGTCAAAAATGGCAACCACAGCTATGCCCATGTTTTACCTGTTGCCAACACTACTTCAATAGATGAAGACGAAGACAGTATCGATCTACGTCAGCTTGCCACTGTATTCAAACATCGGTTGCGGCTAATTTTAGCTATAGCTCTCGGCTCGACTATAGTTTCAGCAATTTTGACCTTTATTCAGGAGCCTATATACAAAGGTAGCTTTCAGCTCTTGGTCGAACCAGTAACTCAAGATGAACAAAGCAGTCCTTTGGAGATTTTGTCTCAAGAATCGTCTGGTTTGGATTATGAAACTCAAATAGAAGTGTTGAGAAGTCCTAAAGTATTAACACCAATAATTGCCGAGCTTAATGCAAAATATCCCGAACTTGAATATAAAGATTTAATCATACCTAAAGACTCTCCTTTAGAAATCGAACAGTTAGATCGCACCAAAATATTAGAGGTATCTTATATTGACGAAGACCCTCAGAAAATTCAGTTTGTACTCAGTCGCCTCGCAGAGTCTTATTTAGCTTATTCCATAGATGAAAGAAAAGTTCAAGTTAAGCAGGGTATTGATTTTGTAGACCAACAGCTACCGAGAGTTAGAGCTAGAGTAGATGAGTTGCAGGCTGAACTACAAAGATTTCGGCAAAAATACAATTTGCTCGATCCTCAAGGTAGAGCGGTATTTTTAGCGGAAAAACAAAGCAGCTTTGAAGATAAATACTTTGAAACTCAGGGAGAGCTTAACGAAACTACCTCTCTCTACAATTTGCTTCAGAAACAGCTAGGATTGCAGCCTCAAGAAGCATTAGCTGCTAGTTATCTCAGCGAATCTCCTCGATACCAAAACTTGCTCGATCGACTACAGGAAGTAGAAGTCGAGCTAGCCCAAGAGTCGGCTCGTTTTTTACCCGATAACCCTAACATTCAAGTACTTCAAGATAAAAGAAATGAATTATTGCCTTTACTGCAAAAAGAAGCAGGAGCAATTTTCGGCGACAATCTATCAGATTTAATTGACAACAAATCTAATATTTCCTCTCCAAGCACTCTAAGACTAGATTTAAGCAAGCAATATATAGAAGCAGCCAATCAAATTCAAATTTTAACTATTAGAGAACAGTCATTAAAAAGTGCACTCTCCAAACTCGAACGACAAACTGAGCTAATGCCAGTCATCGCTCGTCAATACACGGACTTGGAAAGAGAGCTAATGGTAGCAACCGAAAGTCTCAATCGCTTTCTTGCCGCTCAAGAGGAGCTACAGCTTGAAGGAGCCAAACAAGGTTCTCCCTGGCAGACAATTGCTCCCCCCATTTTGGCAGAAAATCCTGTCTCACCAAATCCACCGCGAAATTTACTACTGGGTTTATTTGGTGGTGTGCTATTGGGGTTGGGAACGGCTTTGTTAGCAGAACGTCTCGATCCCGTATTCCATTCTACGGAAGAATTAAAAGAAAGCGTGCAGTTGCCAATTCTTGGAGAAATTCCCGTACAAACGGATCTCAAGCCTTTAGACGAGTTAGAAACTGCTAAAACTCAAAAATTCAGCTTTCCTCAATTGCAAATAGGTAACAAAAGCCTGAATATTAATACTTCAGCCTCTAGCGATCGTGCAGAAACTCCTAGTTCTTGGCAAGGATCTTCTCCTTTTATCGAAGCATTTCGTTCCTTAAACACCAATATTAGATTACTAGGTTCGGATACTTCGATTCGTTCGATTGTTATTAGTTCTTCTATTCCTTCGGAAGGAAAATCAACTATTTCTAGCCATTTAGCACAAGCGGCGGCGGCAATGGGACAAAAAGTGCTGTTAATTGATGCCGATTTGCGTCGTCCACAGGTTCACCGCTGGATTGGAGTTGAAAATAAAGCAGGATTGAGCAATATTTTGGCTACGGGTTTAAACATAGAAGAAGCAATAATTAAAGTACCTCAGTGGGAAAACCTCTCGGTAATTACCGCAGGAGATATACCTCCCGATCCCACTCGCCTGCTTTCGTCACAAAAAATGCAGCAGTTAATGGATAAGCTAAAAAGCGAACCCGATTACGATCTGATTATCTATGATACTCCTCCTATACTAGGATTTGCCGATGGACGTATTTTGGCTTCTCGTACCAACGGAGTGGTATTGGTAGTCAGAATTGGTACTACCGATCGCGCCCTACTCAAGCAAAACATTGATAATATCAGAGTATATAATGTTCCTGTTTTGGGTATAGTTGCCAACCAGGTCAATCGCAGTTCTCGCGGCTACCATTACTACAATCACTATTATACAGATAGAAAATAAGCGATTATTTATTTGAGAAATCGCCAATTAAGTTAAAATTGTGAACTCACTAATTACTGCTTCTACTTTCTTCCTTACCTTATTGATGGTAATTGGATTATTTTTCTTTATTCGCGCTTCGGTTAAAGACCGAACTCGGCAAATACAACTGCGAGCAGTTGAGTCTATGGAGCTTTTAATCGAGCGACTGGGCGAGCATTTTGAAGCACGTGCCTATCAGCCTGTAGAAGTTAATGATGCTACCAAACAGTTGGCCTTTAAAGGTTTTGTCCGACCGAGCTGGTTTTTAGCGACCTTATTAACAGTTTTGGCAACAGTCGGTCTATCTTGTATTGCCTTGGTGCTAGCGTTGCTGTTTCCCGCCTTTAGCAGTTGGTTCTGGTTGTTGCTGGTATTTGCACCAGTTGCAGGAATTTTTTACTGGCGTAAAGCAGGGCGCTGGGAAAAAGTGCTGCTAACGCCTGAAGCGGAAAGACAAATTTTAACTGTTACCGCTCATCGTGATGAATTGATTCAACTACAACTTAATTCTTCTTTTCAAGTAGTCACCGATCGGTAGTATTGTTATTGTAGCTTGTAAGTAATAAAATAAAATCAGGAGGTTTAATATAACCTCCTGTTAATTAAATTAGTTGTGGTTTTCCCTGAAGTTGTCTGTAGATAGCTCAATGTCTCATTGCCGTAGCAATAGCAGGTCTATCTGATTCGTGTAGGTCAATTGTTTGCAAACTGGGAAAAAGAAAATGATTCTCTTCTACATATTGCGCTCCAAATAAACCTTTTTCCGCCCAAAAATAACGATCTGTAGTGTGTTCGTTTCTTTTTACTATTAATAAAGCGGGGGGAACGATATTGAGAGAAGCTATATATTTTCGAGCAGCTGTTACGGGTTTTTCTTCGCCACTTTCAATATTATAATTTGGTACTAGCTCTAATATCTTGCGTCCCTCTTGGCGGCGGCGGCTCTTACGTTTGCGTTTTCTTGCCAATCCGTTTACCTCCTAGTTATTTTATTATTAAATATTTGTAATCATAGTTACAGAACACTCCGAAATTGTATCGTGATAAGCTTAAAAAATCAAGCATGTACACTAGTAGCAGTATCGAGAACTATTAACTCAAAATCATGGCAAATTCTGGTTTTGGTTGCCGTTATTTGCAACTTAATGTTTTTAAACGAGATAATTTTTTCCTAATACTTCTTTACATTTAGCTGTGAAATTCGCCAAGATAAAAGTTGTTACAATTTTTATCCCTCGATAGCGAAACTATTGCTTGCTACTTAGCAAGCAATAGTACCGTTTCGCGTAACTTTAAGCCAATTTTGAGCTATCCTTTGGAAAACGCAGTCCTTCAAATCCGTATGTCTTATTCTCGTCTTGCCAGTGCCAAATTTGCTTCTCTGTGTCAATCTCAGATGTCTTTATTAGATTACAGAGTAGGTGATATTTGTAGTGTTGTCTATTTAACAACAGGACTGGGTAAAGATTGGCAAGAGCGACTTTTTCCTTTTGCAATTTATCCGCAACGCGATCGCCACAGCTTTTATGAATTGCCGCCAATTAAATTATCGGAAATTTGGCAACAACCGAGCCAGTTATCAACTGCTTCAGCTTTGTTACCCCTTCAGAATCGCGACTCTCTTGCTGCTGCTACGATGAATCAATGGAGCGAGGACTTTCAGGGCAAACGATTGCTATTGCCGTTAATCTATGAAGAAAAAATTTTTGGTTTGTTAGTTGCCGAGCGTAAAGATCGCGACTGGCAGGAAACAGAGTTAGGACAAGTTGAAGAAATTGCCAGAACTATGGCGATTGCTAGATGGCTCGATTTACAACAGCAGTCTACTCAAAAGCAACTAGCGACACAACAAAAATTACGGCGACTCGATCGCGATCGCTTAGACGATTTGTTACATCAGTTACGCAACCCCCTAACGGCAATTAGAACCTTTAGCAAGCTCTTGCTCAAGCATTCTCTACCCGAAAAAGACAGCTCTATCGTCCAAAACATTCTCAAACAAGGCGATCGCTTCGCCGAATTGCTCGAACAATTTGAAGGAGAAATAGAGCGACATGAACCACGAGAAACTCTGACTCTTAGCGCGACTTCTATCCCATTATTAGAAGAAGATACTGTAGGCAGTAACTTTCTCTTACCCGAATCTACTACCAAATCGGCAACAGTAGAGTTAAACCAAATTTTAGAACCTTTATTAATGGCGGTAGAAGCGATCGCCGAAGAAAGAAATATTACTCTAACTAATAATATTTCACCAGAATTACCTCTAGTTTATGGCGATTTTAAAGGATTGAGAGAGGTTCTAAATAATCTAATCGATAATGCTTTAAAATATACATCTGCTGGCGGTAATGTAGAGATTGCCAGCTGTAAGCGATCGCATTTAGAGCGAGAATGGCTGGGACTTGCTATCAAAGATAGTGGTTGCGGTATTAGTCCCCAAGATCGCGAACGTATTTTCGAGCGTCACTATCGCGGTATTCAAGCAGAGGGAAATATTCCTGGTAGCGGTCTGGGATTAGCGATCGCTAAAGAGCTAATCGAGCAAATGCATGGTGAAATCGAACTAATTAGCCCTAATGATTTATCAGCAGATAGCAATTTTTTGGGAACGACTTTTATTATTTGGCTGGAAATAGCTGATTCAGCAATGAACAATGAACAATGAGCAGTCATCAACGTTCATTATTCACTGTTTACTGTTGACTGCTAACTTCTTATTATTTGTTGATACAGAGGTTTTAGACCAAATTAATTGTCAATTTTTAGCGATCGATTGTCCATTGATAATTGTGGCTCGATATCAGTAGTTACTCTCAAAAGCAAGATCTAAATTTACATGAGAAAACTCTACTTTTTAGTGCCTGGAACCAAAGGTAAATTCGGTGGTGGTGGGCTGTGGGCAGAATTAAATACTTATAATCTGGCAGCGCAAATTTGTGAGGCAGAAATTGTTACCTATCGGCAACAAGAAGCAGAACATTTATTTATTGCAGAAGTTTTAAAACGTAGCGATTTAAAAACGAGTATTTTTGTTATTGGTTGGGGATTTGACGTACCCAAACTAGTAGCTAAATTAAATAATTATCATCTTATCTATCACGCTCATAGTTCGGGCTATGGTTTCAGACTGCCGCCGAACATACCCATAATTACTGTCAGTCGCAACACGATGGGTTATTGGGGACAGCAAGCAGCAAATAATTTAATTTTTTATTTACCCAATCAAATTGGCGATGAGTTTCGCAACTTAAATCAAATGCGAGATATTGATGTTTTGGTGCAAACTCGTAAATCTTCAGCCTATTTACTTCAGCAATTAGTACCTGCCCTGCAAACGCGCTGTCGTGTCAAACTTCTAGAAGGTTATGTCGAAGATCTAGCAGGTTTGTTCAATCGCAGTCAAATTTATCTTTACGACTCTGCTGAATATTGGGTAGTAAGCGGCGTTAGTGAAGGGTTTGGCTTGCCTCCCCTGGAAGCTCTAGCTTGTGGCTGCCAGGTATTTTCCAGCGTCAATCATGGCTTGGCAGACTATCTCGATCCTGGCTTTAACTGTCACAAAATTGCTGGATATGCTTTAGAGTACGATTTGCAGCGAATTATGTCCGTATTAAAATCTAGCGAAAAATCTAGCTTACCCGAGTCTTTTTTTGCTGAATATCGTCGAGAACACTTGAGTAAACGACTGAAGACTATTCTCAAAGAAATCAATAGTTTTTTTGACTTTCAAACTGATAATTACGCTTCAATTTCCAGTTTGACTTCTTGGCGCATCAAACAGTTATGGTTTCAGCAATTGCTGATAAAACTGCGTAAGTTAAAGAAAAGTTAAGAAAATAGGCTTTTTCTTCTACTTTATCTGTCTCATTCATCAAATGTAAAAGTCTACTATTGTATGTTCTTTCTACCCTGCAAGGTTCTGCATTAGCAGGGGGTTTTGTGTTAAAATTTAAGAATAAAATGCAATTTTATTAGGTTTTATCGGCTAAAAAAGGAAGAAAAACGCAATTTATTAGCCTTTAATCCAAATTATGGCATATATTTGGAGTTTTTTATTATATGACCACTTCCCAGGAACGGATTATTCCTACCGATCTGAGTAACGAAATGTCGCGCTCCTATCTGGAGTACGCCATGAGCGTAATTGTGGGACGAGCCTTACCAGATGCTAGGGATGGTCTAAAACCGGTCCATCGTCGTATTCTCTATGCTATGTACGAATTGGGGCTTACTTCAGATCGTCCGTTTCGTAAATGCGCTCGTGTAGTAGGGGAAGTTTTAGGTAAATATCACCCTCATGGCGATACTGCTGTTTACGATGCTCTAGTCAGAATGGCACAAAGCTTTTCGATGCGGAATCCTTTGGTTGACGGACATGGAAACTTTGGCTCTATTGATAACGATCCTCCAGCAGCAATGCGTTATACGGAGTGTCGTCTGCAATCGTTGGCTACGGATGCTTTATTACGAGATATCGAGGCAGAAACCGTAGATTTTGCCGACAACTTCGACGGTTCGCAACAAGAACCCGTAGTGCTTCCTGCCAGAGTTCCCCAGTTACTACTTAACGGTTCTTCTGGTATTGCCGTAGGTATGGCAACCAATATTCCCCCCCACAATTTGGGCGAATTGATCGAAGGCACGATCGCGTTAATTCAAAATCCCGAAATTAGCGATCGCGAGTTGATGCAATATATTAAAGGTCCCGATTTTCCTACAGGTGGTCAGATTATCGGTCGCGCTGGTATTAGAGATGCTTATATTACGGGTAGAGGGTCGATTACCATGCGAGGGGTGGCGGCAATTGAAACTATCGCCCCTAGAGGCAGACAGGAAAAAGAAGCGATTATTATTACTCAGTTGCCCTATCAAACTAATAAAGCTTCTCTCATTGAAAA from Myxosarcina sp. GI1 encodes:
- a CDS encoding TIGR02450 family Trp-rich protein, whose protein sequence is MSKKQKQKFPYLLGSKWTARQKTWGWRHFQVADRQDRGKWVFAEMVASCDSQTRFWLNAAQLKDESLWLAGWKSLQEIEHLETATSDRNIYI
- a CDS encoding polysaccharide biosynthesis/export family protein, which produces MNLKFAWYKLFLTKVNRVGAIALILALTTASLPALAQENDSLENDTLELQDPDSLDDSSTPERLPIGDFSKPLPRLNSDESSPVDGPVLPATASDSSEFATEETAYTLGAGDRIALNIFQVEEYSGEYPVAVDGTINLPLVGGVNVSGLTLAETSDAVSKKYATYLKRPIVTVGLIAPRPLKIAVSGEVDNPGSYEVPLTGENQKFPTVTDMIEQAGGINTIADVRNVRVQRTIKDKEVVFNANLWDLLTKGAIRQDISLRDGDTVFVPTTDEISTSELARLSQASFGLQVDEPISVAVVGEVYRPGSHTVEPEQLTSGNNNLNDVKPSLPPRLTQAIGAAQGIKPLADVREVAIYRKAWDGSEKLIAVNLWELIQSGDTSQDVILQEGDRIVIPQAEAIAKEDIDLIATASYARDTITVNVVGEVTSPGAQQVQPNTPLNQAILAAGGFDNQRADTSDVELVRLQPNGTVDKREIKVDLSSGIDDETNPTLRHNDVVVVNRSGVTKGTDAAGKILSPIGGALGIIRLFFGF
- a CDS encoding polysaccharide biosynthesis tyrosine autokinase, which encodes MTDTGSDRPVYSAILNGRGDSNEVKNGNHSYAHVLPVANTTSIDEDEDSIDLRQLATVFKHRLRLILAIALGSTIVSAILTFIQEPIYKGSFQLLVEPVTQDEQSSPLEILSQESSGLDYETQIEVLRSPKVLTPIIAELNAKYPELEYKDLIIPKDSPLEIEQLDRTKILEVSYIDEDPQKIQFVLSRLAESYLAYSIDERKVQVKQGIDFVDQQLPRVRARVDELQAELQRFRQKYNLLDPQGRAVFLAEKQSSFEDKYFETQGELNETTSLYNLLQKQLGLQPQEALAASYLSESPRYQNLLDRLQEVEVELAQESARFLPDNPNIQVLQDKRNELLPLLQKEAGAIFGDNLSDLIDNKSNISSPSTLRLDLSKQYIEAANQIQILTIREQSLKSALSKLERQTELMPVIARQYTDLERELMVATESLNRFLAAQEELQLEGAKQGSPWQTIAPPILAENPVSPNPPRNLLLGLFGGVLLGLGTALLAERLDPVFHSTEELKESVQLPILGEIPVQTDLKPLDELETAKTQKFSFPQLQIGNKSLNINTSASSDRAETPSSWQGSSPFIEAFRSLNTNIRLLGSDTSIRSIVISSSIPSEGKSTISSHLAQAAAAMGQKVLLIDADLRRPQVHRWIGVENKAGLSNILATGLNIEEAIIKVPQWENLSVITAGDIPPDPTRLLSSQKMQQLMDKLKSEPDYDLIIYDTPPILGFADGRILASRTNGVVLVVRIGTTDRALLKQNIDNIRVYNVPVLGIVANQVNRSSRGYHYYNHYYTDRK
- a CDS encoding cofactor assembly of complex C subunit B, giving the protein MNSLITASTFFLTLLMVIGLFFFIRASVKDRTRQIQLRAVESMELLIERLGEHFEARAYQPVEVNDATKQLAFKGFVRPSWFLATLLTVLATVGLSCIALVLALLFPAFSSWFWLLLVFAPVAGIFYWRKAGRWEKVLLTPEAERQILTVTAHRDELIQLQLNSSFQVVTDR
- a CDS encoding DUF3155 domain-containing protein, coding for MARKRKRKSRRRQEGRKILELVPNYNIESGEEKPVTAARKYIASLNIVPPALLIVKRNEHTTDRYFWAEKGLFGAQYVEENHFLFPSLQTIDLHESDRPAIATAMRH
- a CDS encoding GAF domain-containing sensor histidine kinase; translated protein: MLQFLSLDSETIACYLASNSTVSRNFKPILSYPLENAVLQIRMSYSRLASAKFASLCQSQMSLLDYRVGDICSVVYLTTGLGKDWQERLFPFAIYPQRDRHSFYELPPIKLSEIWQQPSQLSTASALLPLQNRDSLAAATMNQWSEDFQGKRLLLPLIYEEKIFGLLVAERKDRDWQETELGQVEEIARTMAIARWLDLQQQSTQKQLATQQKLRRLDRDRLDDLLHQLRNPLTAIRTFSKLLLKHSLPEKDSSIVQNILKQGDRFAELLEQFEGEIERHEPRETLTLSATSIPLLEEDTVGSNFLLPESTTKSATVELNQILEPLLMAVEAIAEERNITLTNNISPELPLVYGDFKGLREVLNNLIDNALKYTSAGGNVEIASCKRSHLEREWLGLAIKDSGCGISPQDRERIFERHYRGIQAEGNIPGSGLGLAIAKELIEQMHGEIELISPNDLSADSNFLGTTFIIWLEIADSAMNNEQ
- a CDS encoding glycosyltransferase — protein: MRKLYFLVPGTKGKFGGGGLWAELNTYNLAAQICEAEIVTYRQQEAEHLFIAEVLKRSDLKTSIFVIGWGFDVPKLVAKLNNYHLIYHAHSSGYGFRLPPNIPIITVSRNTMGYWGQQAANNLIFYLPNQIGDEFRNLNQMRDIDVLVQTRKSSAYLLQQLVPALQTRCRVKLLEGYVEDLAGLFNRSQIYLYDSAEYWVVSGVSEGFGLPPLEALACGCQVFSSVNHGLADYLDPGFNCHKIAGYALEYDLQRIMSVLKSSEKSSLPESFFAEYRREHLSKRLKTILKEINSFFDFQTDNYASISSLTSWRIKQLWFQQLLIKLRKLKKS